From a region of the Hemibagrus wyckioides isolate EC202008001 linkage group LG14, SWU_Hwy_1.0, whole genome shotgun sequence genome:
- the syt7a gene encoding uncharacterized protein syt7a isoform X1, whose amino-acid sequence MGVPHQAKKQSPGRASSGRLVPHTPRHSRSGQTRHTPRAAQPRSVTPRKQVAHTSQGHTHGHAHLHSHSHRSLSAQGGPTRPGNGHTHMHSYTHLSAHADQGGCNLFCYLCYCAYCLGLMVLSFCLLLFLSPPSPRSHSHPASPQPPPTSPHPDEFISMPLSSLSSLAVPFCPHPSLNFSSNLSTFFPFTPLLSSTGSLSNDFLFNLTSPLSPCPTQSHSSRGASTSSPDSQHGSSSSFSSSRPFMLVPPSLLLLPRPSLCRSRPSSSRSLPSFLLCPPSFTDPALSSLEQIPLAGATPRPKTLLRQQSLQQPLIQPPTSGLGAHSAISQSLGQLHSQPGGGGGGAGPGGGGGATSTAQRRGTGNRGTRGSTAGGGASRYRAGGTGNRVLRGNPGSWDYMMSQIKNRGLDVKSFLEGKMVVLSLAIGLAEQDDFANLPDLQEVPPSQETPAEKSRNMGNKPANSPKGQPPDADGHSSVSDLANSLTGDMVMLSPGSDEDHEGPISEKLGRIQFSVGYSFQDSTLTVKILKGQDLPAKDFSGTSDPFVKIYLLPDKKHKLETKVKRKNLNPHWNETFLFEGFPYEKVRERTLYLQVLDYDRFSRNDPIGEVSIPLNKVELGQHQSFWKDLKPCSDGSGSRGDLLVSLCYNPTANTITVNIIKARNLKAMDIGGTSDPYVKVWLMHKDKRVEKKKTITIKRCLNPVFNESFPFDVPAHVLRETTIIITVMDKDRLSRNDVIGKIYLSWKSGPAEVKHWKDMLSRPRTNVAQWHALKA is encoded by the exons atggGCGTTCCTCATCAAGCCAAAAAGCAGTCACCTGGAAGAGCCAGCAGTGGTCGCTTGGTGCCACACACGCCTCGACACTCGCGTTCAGGGCAGACGCGACATACTCCACGTGCCGCTCAGCCTCGGTCGGTGACGCCCCGGAAGCAGGTCGCACACACGtcgcagggacacacacacggtcatGCGCACTTGCACTCACACTCGCACCGCTCACTGTCTGCTCAAGGCGGTCCGACTCGGCCCGGgaacggacacacacacatgcacagttaCACACACCTGTCGGCTCATGCTGACCAAGGTGGCTGTAACCTCTTCTGCTACCTGTGTTACTGTGCCTACTGCCTTGGCCTGATGGTCCTTTCATTctgtcttcttctcttcctctctcctccttcacctcgctctcactctcaccctgcATCTCCTCAACCTCCCCCCACCTCCCCTCACCCTGATGAATTCATTTCAATGCCCTTGTCTTCCTTATCATCTCTTGCTGTTCCTTTCTGCCCTCATCCATCTCTAAACTTCTCCTCCAACCTCTCTACCTTCTTTCCTTTCACTCCTCTTCTGTCCTCCACTGGCTCTCTTTCAAATGATTTTCTGTTCAATctcacctctcctctctctccatgcCCCACTCAATCCCACTCTTCACGCGGTGCTTCCACTTCATCCCCTGACTCCCAACATGGCTCTTCATCCTCCTTTTCTTCATCCCGCCCCTTTATGTTGGTCCCACCTTCTCTGCTGCTCCTGCCCCGTCCATCACTGTGTCGCTCTCGCCCTTCCTCTTCTCGTTCTCTCCCCTCTTTCCTGCTTTGCCCACCCAGTTTCACAGACCCTGCCCTCTCATCTCTGGAGCAAATCCCCTTGGCGGGCGCCACGCCCCGCCCCAAGACACTGCTGAGGCAGCAAAGCCTTCAGCAGCCTCTCATCCAACCTCCAACCTCAGGCCTCGGTGCCCATTCAGCCATCTCACAGAGTTTGGGTCAGCTCCATTCTCAGCCTGGAGGAGGGGGTGGAGGGGCAGGGCCGGGTGGAGGGGGAGGAGCAACATCTACGGCTCAGCGTAGAGGAACAGGAAATCGAGGTACTAGAGGCAgcacagcagggggcggagcttcacgCTATAGGGCAGGAGGCACAGGGAACCGGGTCTTGAGGGGGAACCCGGGCAGCTGGGATTACATGATGAGCCAGATCAAGAACCGTGGCCTGGATGTCAAGTCTTTCCT ggaagggaagatGGTGGTTCTCTCTCTGGCTATTGGATTGGCTGAGCAGGATGATTTTGCCAATCTACCTGACCTACAGGAGGTACCACCCAGTCAAGAAACCCCTGCTGAAAAGAG TAGGAATATGGGTAATAAACCAGCAAACAGTCCTAAGGGTCAGCCACCAGATGCTGATGGACACTCCTCTGTCTCTGACCTCGCTAACTCGCTCACTGGAGACATGGTGATG TTGTCTCCTGGTTCGGATGAGGATCATGAAGGCCCGATCAGTGAGAAGCTGGGTAGGATTCAGTTCAGTGTCGGCTACAGCTTCCAGGACTCTACTCTCACGGTCAAAATACTAAAAGGTCAAGACCTGCCTGCTAAGGATTTCTCTGGCACCTCTGACCCCTTTGTAAAAATCTACCTTCTACCTGACAAAAAGCACAAACTGGAAACCAAAGTGAAGAGGAAGAACCTCAATCCTCACTGGAACGAGACTTTCCTGTTTGAAG GGTTCCCGTATGAGAAGGTGCGAGAGCGCACTCTTTACCTGCAGGTACTGGATTATGACCGCTTCAGCAGGAATGACCCTATAGGAGAGGTGTCTATTCCACTAAACAAGGTGGAGCTGGGCCAACACCAGAGTTTCTGGAAGGACCTGAAACCGTGCAGTGACGGCAGT GGGAGTCGAGGAGATCTGCTCGTGTCTCTGTGTTATAATCCTACTGCTAACACCATCACTGTTAACATTATAAAAGCACGTAACCTTAAAGCCATGGACATCGGAGGCACATCAG ATCCCTATGTAAAGGTGTGGCTCATGCACAAAGACAAGcgtgtggaaaagaaaaagacaattaCCATTAAGCGCTGCTTGAATCCTGTCTTTAATGAGTCCTTCCCCTTTGACGTTCCTGCACACGTGCTCCGAgaaaccaccatcatcatcaccgtcatggACAAGGACCGACTGAGCCGCAATGATGTCATCGGCAAG ATCTATCTGTCGTGGAAGAGCGGTCCAGCAGAGGTGAAGCACTGGAAAGACATGCTGAGCAGGCCGCGCACCAACGTGGCACAGTGGCATGCCCTCAAAGCCTGA